In Vitis vinifera cultivar Pinot Noir 40024 chromosome 11, ASM3070453v1, a genomic segment contains:
- the LOC100263924 gene encoding uncharacterized protein LOC100263924, translating to MGTTSSTLTQYDIEEVQEHCNHTFSQQEIASLYQRFCQLDRNGGGFIAADEFLSVPEFAVNPLSQRLLRMLDGLNFKEFVAFLSAFSSRATLQQKIEFIFKVYDSSANGKVTFDDMLNVLRDLTGQFISEKQREEVLTQVLEEAGYNKNSLLVLSDFVKILGNPDLKMEVEVPVD from the exons ATGGGCACTACATCTTCCACGCTCACCCAGTACGACATCGAAGAAGTCCAAGAACACTGCAATCACACCT TTTCGCAGCAAGAGATTGCTTCTCTGTATCAGAGGTTTTGCCAACTCGATCGGAATGGTGGTGGCTTCATCGCTGCGGATGAGTTCTTGTCCGTACCTGAGTTCGCTGTCAATCCTCTCTCTCAG AGATTATTGAGGATGCTTGATGGATTGAATTTTAAGGAATTTGTAGCATTCTTGTCTGCCTTCAGCTCTCGGGCAACCTTGCAACAGAAAATTGAAT TCATCTTCAAGGTGTATGATTCTTCCGCAAATGGGAAGGTTacatttgatgatatgttgaATGTTTTGAGGGACTTGACGGGACAATTTATTTCTGAGAAACAGAGAGAG GAAGTTCTGACCCAGGTCCTTGAGGAAGCTGGCTACAACAAAAATTCTTTGTTAGTTCTCTCAGATTTTGTGAAG